ACGAGCTGCATACATATCGCGGCGTTTTTGGCAGTCATGTCGCCAATGTCATTCGGCGGTTGAAGCGCATTTGCGCTTTTTATGGGAGCCACCCGCAATTTATTTGCACATCGGCGACCATCGCCAACCCGAAGCAATTGGCAGAAGCTCTGACAGAAGAAGAGGTAGAGCTGGTCAACAACAATGGTGCTCCGTCTGGCATCAAGCATTTTCTTTTCTACAATCCTCCTGTGGTCAACAAGCAGCTCAATATTAGGCGCAGTGCCACATTGGAGGCGCGAGACATTACCGAGCAGTTTTTGACCAATGGCATACAGACGATTTTGTTTGCGAGAAGCCGTGTACGTGTAGAGATTTTGCTCACGTATTTGCAGGAGTTGATTCGCCGCAAGCTTGGGCCGAAAACGATCCAAGGGTATCGTGGCGGCTATTTGCCGAGCCAGCGCAGAGAGATCGAACGCGGATTGCGCAATGGTGACATTATGGGTGTGGTCAGCACCAATGCGCTGGAGCTTGGGGTAGATATCGGGCAGCTTCAGGCTTGTGTCATTACTGGCTATCCGGGCTCTGTCGCTAGCACATGGCAGCAGGCAGGACGGGCAGGAAGACGGCAGGGGGAATCCGTCGTCGTGATGGTCGGCAGCTCCACGCCGTTGGATCAGTATGTGATCGCCAATCCGGAGTACTTTTTCGACCGTAGTCCTGAGACAGCGCGGATCAATCCCGATAACCTGATTATTTTGGTGGATCATCTCAAATGTGCGGCGTACGAGCTGCCGTTTCGGGAGGGAGATACATTCGGACGTGCGGAAATCATAGAAATTCTAGAGTTTTTGACCGAGGAGCAGGTGCTTCATTACTCGCGGGGCAAGTGGTTCTGGATGAACGATTCATTCCCGGCTCACAACATCAGTCTGCGGTCAGCCTCGCAGGAAAATGTCGTAATCATCGACATCAGTGAACGGGGAAATGAGCGTGTCATTGGGGAAATGGACCGTTTCAGCTCCATGACGCTCTTGCATGACGAGGCCATCTACCTGCATCAAGGGACGCAATTCCAGGTGGAAAAGCTGGACTACGAGGAAAAGAAGGCGTATGTCCGGGAAGTGCAGGTCGATTATTACACGGACGCCAATCTGGCTGTTTCGTTGAAGGTTTTGGAGCAAGATCAGTCCCGTCGACATGCGCAGAGCACGTTGGCTTATGGAGAAGTGGCTGTGAATGCGATGGCGACGATCTTTAAGAAAATCAAGTTCGAGACGCATGAAAACATTGGCTCGGGACCGATTCATTTGCCGGAAGAGGAACTGCATACAAATGCGGCGTGGATCGGCTTTTCTGAAGCGTTGCTGGGTGAGATCGGGACTGAGGATGTGGAGCGTGGCTTGGTCGGTTTGGCGCATGTGTTGCAGCATGTAGCCCCGCTGTTTGTCATGTGCGACCCAATGGACCTGCACGTGATACCGCAACGAAAGGCTGTTCATTCACAGGAGCCGACGATTTTTCTGTACGACCGTTATCCAGGAGGCATCGGCTTGAGTGAACAAGTGTATAAGGAAATGGAGACGATATTGACGCAAGCTGAGCGGATGATTGTCTCTTGCCCGTGTGAATCAGGCTGTCCATCTTGTGTGGGAGCGACAGATGACGGCAGCAAGGGGCTAGCCATGACCTTGCTGCGAATCGCTCAAGGGGGAAGTACTTATGTCTCTTAAATCCAAGCTGCAACGGATGAAGGGACATCTCTCGCTGGAAACGGACAAAGCGGTAGCGCCAGCAGTCGAAACAGTCGAATCGGAAACGCCCATTCTCCAGAAAGAGCAGAGGGCGGCTGTACCAGCGGAAAGCGACGCCGAGCTACACATACCTTTTGCCGACAAGTGGAAGGAAATGCAGGCATCGCCTTACATCTGGGATGACGAGTACGTCATGATTCGCGAGGTTCGCTATCCGATCGATCAGCAGCATGGTGCTTACGCCTTTTCCGAGCTGCATGAGGCGATCCGTATGTGGGAAGCGGCTGGTCGAGAGCATCCGCTGTCCGCTGCGGGCAGGAGGCCAGAAGACTTGCTGTTTTTCGATACGGAGACGACAGGGCTGTCAGGCGGGGCAGGCAATGCGATTTTTCTTTTGGGGTACAGTCGTTTCGAGGGGGAGCACGTCGTGGTGCGCCAGCATTTTCTCCCGGGCCCGCATGCAGAGGTGACCTTATACCAATCGTTTTTGGAACAAGCACAAAAGTCTTCGCATCTGGTGACCTTCAACGGAAAGTCCTTTGACTGGCCGCAGGTGCGGACGCGGCATACACTGGTGCGTGATCAAGTACCTGCTTTGCCTACCTTTGGTCATTTTGACCTTTTGCACGGGGCGAGGAGACTGTGGAAGGCGGAGCTGGAATCGTGCCGATTGGGTATCATCGAACAGGAAAAGCTGGATGTGTTTCGCGAGGATGATTTGCCCGGTTATTTGGCACCGGTGCGGTATTTCGACTTTTTGCATGCCCAAGACCCAGATGCTATCGAAGGCGTACTGCGGCACAACGAGACGGACGTCCTGTCTCTGATTACGATGTACATTCATATGACACGGCTATTGGTAGGGCAAGGGAGCGTAACGGTATCTCCCGAGGAAAGCTACGAAATTGCCAGATGGTACGACGCG
The window above is part of the Brevibacillus antibioticus genome. Proteins encoded here:
- a CDS encoding DEAD/DEAH box helicase, producing the protein MNVKKNIAAILDHIKTDERFRDNIAHWRVIPAREAKSVPFPSELDGRIREALTNRGISSLYTHQETSFRHAREGKHIVAVTPTASGKSMCYHLPILQTLSEDTQARALYLFPTKALAQDQKSELHELITEMGLSIKSETYDGDTPANIRQMVRKAGNIVITNPDMLHSAILPHHTKWVSFFEHLKYIVIDELHTYRGVFGSHVANVIRRLKRICAFYGSHPQFICTSATIANPKQLAEALTEEEVELVNNNGAPSGIKHFLFYNPPVVNKQLNIRRSATLEARDITEQFLTNGIQTILFARSRVRVEILLTYLQELIRRKLGPKTIQGYRGGYLPSQRREIERGLRNGDIMGVVSTNALELGVDIGQLQACVITGYPGSVASTWQQAGRAGRRQGESVVVMVGSSTPLDQYVIANPEYFFDRSPETARINPDNLIILVDHLKCAAYELPFREGDTFGRAEIIEILEFLTEEQVLHYSRGKWFWMNDSFPAHNISLRSASQENVVIIDISERGNERVIGEMDRFSSMTLLHDEAIYLHQGTQFQVEKLDYEEKKAYVREVQVDYYTDANLAVSLKVLEQDQSRRHAQSTLAYGEVAVNAMATIFKKIKFETHENIGSGPIHLPEEELHTNAAWIGFSEALLGEIGTEDVERGLVGLAHVLQHVAPLFVMCDPMDLHVIPQRKAVHSQEPTIFLYDRYPGGIGLSEQVYKEMETILTQAERMIVSCPCESGCPSCVGATDDGSKGLAMTLLRIAQGGSTYVS
- a CDS encoding ribonuclease H-like domain-containing protein yields the protein MSLKSKLQRMKGHLSLETDKAVAPAVETVESETPILQKEQRAAVPAESDAELHIPFADKWKEMQASPYIWDDEYVMIREVRYPIDQQHGAYAFSELHEAIRMWEAAGREHPLSAAGRRPEDLLFFDTETTGLSGGAGNAIFLLGYSRFEGEHVVVRQHFLPGPHAEVTLYQSFLEQAQKSSHLVTFNGKSFDWPQVRTRHTLVRDQVPALPTFGHFDLLHGARRLWKAELESCRLGIIEQEKLDVFREDDLPGYLAPVRYFDFLHAQDPDAIEGVLRHNETDVLSLITMYIHMTRLLVGQGSVTVSPEESYEIARWYDALGDQEAAMTGYRLVADSEHAWSNRAKLAIGHLYKKQKDWHQALTVWESCIQSTGYIPEEVYIEAAKLNEHQLKDWEKALHYTKQAYEQWKKRGSLLRNRSKADAEAYQKRIDRLEGKLRGNEAEEESLLSGFLDWADEQ